A window of Theropithecus gelada isolate Dixy chromosome 14, Tgel_1.0, whole genome shotgun sequence contains these coding sequences:
- the TMEM136 gene encoding transmembrane protein 136 isoform X3, which yields MTQCCFLRVHSLFFWFWSFHHRMALALCLQVLCSLCGWLSLYISFCHLNKHRSYEWSCRLVTFTHGVLSIGLSAYIGFIDGPWPFTHPGSPNTPLQVHVLCLTLGYFVFDLGCIWRFAWRKSIKKYHAWRSRRSEERQLKHNGHLKIH from the exons ATGACCCAATGCTGTTTTCTTAGGGtgcattctttgtttttctggttttggtctTTTCATCACAGGATGGCATTAGCTCTGTGTCTGCAGGTGCTGTGCAGCCTGTGTGGCTGGCTCTCGCTCTATATTTCTTTCTGCCACCTGAATAAGCACCGAAGCTATGAGTGGAGCTGCCGGCTGGTCACCTTCACCCATGGAGTCCTTTCCATAGGCCTCTCCGCTTATATTGGCTTCATTGATGGCCCATGGCCTTTTACCCACCCAG GCTCACCCAATACACCTCTCCAAGTTCATGTCCTGTGTCTCACCTTGGGCTACTTCGTCTTCGACTTGGGCTG CATCTGGCGCTTTGCATGGAGGAAGAGCATCAAGAAGTACCATGCTTGGAGAAGCAGGCGGAGTGAGGAACGGCAGCTGAAACACAACGGACATCTCAAAATACACTAG
- the TMEM136 gene encoding transmembrane protein 136 isoform X5 gives MALALCLQVLCSLCGWLSLYISFCHLNKHRSYEWSCRLVTFTHGVLSIGLSAYIGFIDGPWPFTHPGSPNTPLQVHVLCLTLGYFVFDLGCIWRFAWRKSIKKYHAWRSRRSEERQLKHNGHLKIH, from the exons ATGGCATTAGCTCTGTGTCTGCAGGTGCTGTGCAGCCTGTGTGGCTGGCTCTCGCTCTATATTTCTTTCTGCCACCTGAATAAGCACCGAAGCTATGAGTGGAGCTGCCGGCTGGTCACCTTCACCCATGGAGTCCTTTCCATAGGCCTCTCCGCTTATATTGGCTTCATTGATGGCCCATGGCCTTTTACCCACCCAG GCTCACCCAATACACCTCTCCAAGTTCATGTCCTGTGTCTCACCTTGGGCTACTTCGTCTTCGACTTGGGCTG CATCTGGCGCTTTGCATGGAGGAAGAGCATCAAGAAGTACCATGCTTGGAGAAGCAGGCGGAGTGAGGAACGGCAGCTGAAACACAACGGACATCTCAAAATACACTAG
- the TMEM136 gene encoding transmembrane protein 136 isoform X2, translating into MALALCLQVLCSLCGWLSLYISFCHLNKHRSYEWSCRLVTFTHGVLSIGLSAYIGFIDGPWPFTHPGSPNTPLQVHVLCLTLGYFVFDLGWCIYFQSEGALMLAHHTLSILGIIMALVLGESGTEVNAVLFGSELTNPLLQMRWFLRETGHYHSFTGDVVDFLFVALFTGVRIGVGARLLFCEMVSPTPKWFVKAGGVAMYAVSWCFMFSIWRFAWRKSIKKYHAWRSRRSEERQLKHNGHLKIH; encoded by the exons ATGGCATTAGCTCTGTGTCTGCAGGTGCTGTGCAGCCTGTGTGGCTGGCTCTCGCTCTATATTTCTTTCTGCCACCTGAATAAGCACCGAAGCTATGAGTGGAGCTGCCGGCTGGTCACCTTCACCCATGGAGTCCTTTCCATAGGCCTCTCCGCTTATATTGGCTTCATTGATGGCCCATGGCCTTTTACCCACCCAG GCTCACCCAATACACCTCTCCAAGTTCATGTCCTGTGTCTCACCTTGGGCTACTTCGTCTTCGACTTGGGCTGGTGCATCTACTTCCAGTCTGAGGGTGCCTTGATGCTGGCTCATCACACGTTGAGTATCTTGGGCATTATCATGGCCCTTGTGCTTGGGGAATCTGGCACAGAGGTCAATGCAGTCCTCTTTGGAAGTGAGCTTACCAATCCCTTGCTACAGATGCGCTGGTTTCTCCGGGAAACAGGACACTATCACAGTTTCACTGGAGATGTAGTGGACTTCCTCTTTGTGGCTCTGTTCACAGGAGTGAGGATTGGTGTAGGAGCTCGCCTCCTTTTCTGTGAAATGGTCTCCCCCACGCCTAAGTGGTTTGTGAAGGCTGGGGGAGTAGCCATGTATGCTGTGTCTTGGTGTTTCATGTTTAGCATCTGGCGCTTTGCATGGAGGAAGAGCATCAAGAAGTACCATGCTTGGAGAAGCAGGCGGAGTGAGGAACGGCAGCTGAAACACAACGGACATCTCAAAATACACTAG
- the TMEM136 gene encoding transmembrane protein 136 isoform X4 — MLAHHTLSILGIIMALVLGESGTEVNAVLFGSELTNPLLQMRWFLRETGHYHSFTGDVVDFLFVALFTGVRIGVGARLLFCEMVSPTPKWFVKAGGVAMYAVSWCFMFSIWRFAWRKSIKKYHAWRSRRSEERQLKHNGHLKIH; from the coding sequence ATGCTGGCTCATCACACGTTGAGTATCTTGGGCATTATCATGGCCCTTGTGCTTGGGGAATCTGGCACAGAGGTCAATGCAGTCCTCTTTGGAAGTGAGCTTACCAATCCCTTGCTACAGATGCGCTGGTTTCTCCGGGAAACAGGACACTATCACAGTTTCACTGGAGATGTAGTGGACTTCCTCTTTGTGGCTCTGTTCACAGGAGTGAGGATTGGTGTAGGAGCTCGCCTCCTTTTCTGTGAAATGGTCTCCCCCACGCCTAAGTGGTTTGTGAAGGCTGGGGGAGTAGCCATGTATGCTGTGTCTTGGTGTTTCATGTTTAGCATCTGGCGCTTTGCATGGAGGAAGAGCATCAAGAAGTACCATGCTTGGAGAAGCAGGCGGAGTGAGGAACGGCAGCTGAAACACAACGGACATCTCAAAATACACTAG
- the TMEM136 gene encoding transmembrane protein 136 isoform X1: protein MTQCCFLRVHSLFFWFWSFHHRMALALCLQVLCSLCGWLSLYISFCHLNKHRSYEWSCRLVTFTHGVLSIGLSAYIGFIDGPWPFTHPGSPNTPLQVHVLCLTLGYFVFDLGWCIYFQSEGALMLAHHTLSILGIIMALVLGESGTEVNAVLFGSELTNPLLQMRWFLRETGHYHSFTGDVVDFLFVALFTGVRIGVGARLLFCEMVSPTPKWFVKAGGVAMYAVSWCFMFSIWRFAWRKSIKKYHAWRSRRSEERQLKHNGHLKIH from the exons ATGACCCAATGCTGTTTTCTTAGGGtgcattctttgtttttctggttttggtctTTTCATCACAGGATGGCATTAGCTCTGTGTCTGCAGGTGCTGTGCAGCCTGTGTGGCTGGCTCTCGCTCTATATTTCTTTCTGCCACCTGAATAAGCACCGAAGCTATGAGTGGAGCTGCCGGCTGGTCACCTTCACCCATGGAGTCCTTTCCATAGGCCTCTCCGCTTATATTGGCTTCATTGATGGCCCATGGCCTTTTACCCACCCAG GCTCACCCAATACACCTCTCCAAGTTCATGTCCTGTGTCTCACCTTGGGCTACTTCGTCTTCGACTTGGGCTGGTGCATCTACTTCCAGTCTGAGGGTGCCTTGATGCTGGCTCATCACACGTTGAGTATCTTGGGCATTATCATGGCCCTTGTGCTTGGGGAATCTGGCACAGAGGTCAATGCAGTCCTCTTTGGAAGTGAGCTTACCAATCCCTTGCTACAGATGCGCTGGTTTCTCCGGGAAACAGGACACTATCACAGTTTCACTGGAGATGTAGTGGACTTCCTCTTTGTGGCTCTGTTCACAGGAGTGAGGATTGGTGTAGGAGCTCGCCTCCTTTTCTGTGAAATGGTCTCCCCCACGCCTAAGTGGTTTGTGAAGGCTGGGGGAGTAGCCATGTATGCTGTGTCTTGGTGTTTCATGTTTAGCATCTGGCGCTTTGCATGGAGGAAGAGCATCAAGAAGTACCATGCTTGGAGAAGCAGGCGGAGTGAGGAACGGCAGCTGAAACACAACGGACATCTCAAAATACACTAG